Proteins encoded by one window of Tissierellales bacterium:
- a CDS encoding PTS sugar transporter subunit IIB produces the protein MKKIIVACGSGVATSQSVASKIMRMCEDEGLRVTVEAVDIKSIDTLISQCDIYVSITPNSKDWGIPTINGIPFLTGMGMDAEFEKLKGYLKN, from the coding sequence ATGAAAAAGATTATTGTTGCTTGTGGTTCTGGGGTGGCTACATCGCAATCAGTTGCTTCAAAAATCATGAGAATGTGTGAGGATGAAGGTCTTAGGGTTACGGTAGAGGCGGTGGACATCAAATCTATTGATACGTTAATAAGTCAATGTGATATTTATGTATCGATTACACCGAATAGTAAAGATTGGGGTATTCCTACAATCAATGGCATTCCATTTTTGACAGGAATGGGTATGGATGCTGAATTTGAAAAACTAAAGGGGTATTTGAAAAATTAA